The following are encoded in a window of Mustelus asterias unplaced genomic scaffold, sMusAst1.hap1.1 HAP1_SCAFFOLD_35, whole genome shotgun sequence genomic DNA:
- the LOC144482345 gene encoding histone H4-like produces the protein MSGRGKGGKGLGKGGAKRHRKLLRDNIQGITKPAIRRLARRGGVKRISGLIYEETRGVLKVFLENVIRDEVTYTEHAKRKTVTAMDVVYALKRQGRTLYGFGG, from the coding sequence atgtctggcagagggaaagggggcaaaGGACTGGGTAAAGGCGGCGCAAAGCGGCACCGCAAATTGCTTCGTGATAATATCCAGGGCATCACCAAGCCAGCAATCCGCCGCCTGGCTCGCCGTGGCGGTGTCAAGCGGATCTCGGGTTTGATCTATGAGGAGACTCGCGGGGTGCTGAAGGTTTTCCTGGAGAATGTGATCAGGGATGAGGTCACCTACACTGAACACGCCAAGCGCAAGACGGTCACTgccatggatgtggtgtacgCTCTGAAACGCCAGGGCCGCACTCTCTATGGATTCGGCGGCTGA
- the LOC144482223 gene encoding histone H3-like translates to MARTKQTARKSTGGKAPRKQLATKAARKSAPATGGVKKPHRYRPGTVALREIRRYQKSTELLIRKLLFQRLAREIAQDFKTDLRFQSSAVMALQEASEAYLVGLFEDTNLCAIHAKRVTIMPKDIQLARRIRGERASNPTSAPSTTTALLRATKSANERAAISC, encoded by the coding sequence ATGGCTCGGACCAAGCAGACAGCGCGCAAATCGACCGGAGGGAAAGCTCCTCGCAAACAGCTGGCTACCAAAGCTGCCCGGAAGAGCGCTCCAGCCACGGGCGGAGTGAAGAAGCCTCATCGCTACAGACCCGGCACTGTGGCTCTGAGGGAGATCCGCCGCTACCAGAAATCCACCGAGCTGCTGATCCGCAAACTGCTCTTCCAGCGCCTGGCGCGAGAGATCGCTCAGGACTTCAAGACAGACCTGCGCTTCCAGAGCTCGGCCGTCATGGCCCTGCAGGAGGCCAGCGAGGCTTACCTGGTGGGGCTCTTTGAGGACACCAACCTGTGCGCCATCCACGCCAAGCGAGTCACCATCATGCCCAAAGATATCCAGCTGGCCCGCCGCATCCGCGGGGAACGCGCCTCAAACCCGACTTCAGCACCAAGTAcaacaacggctcttttaagagccaccaaATCGGCAAATGAAAGAGCTGCGATCTCCTGTTAA
- the LOC144482200 gene encoding histone H1-like has product MTETAAAETAPPAAPAQVKSPRKKKAAPRPAAAGPKLGEQILNVVAGCSDRNGMSLAAIKKALAGSGVDVGKRVSQIRLTIKRKVETGSLMQIKGQGASGSFKLAKKESPGKMGKKAKKPAANKPLVKKTAAKKVTTKKAAAKKPAAKKLAAKKTPVKKSTVKKTSSKKAATPKKAVKKAALKKKSPVKKVTGGKSVKKATKSKAKPKVKAAKAKKASGKK; this is encoded by the coding sequence atgactgaaactgcagccgccgaaacggctcctccagccgctcccgctcaagtGAAGTCTCCCAGGAAGAAGAAGGCGGCTCCCCGACCTGCGGCAGCCGGTCCCAAGTTAGGCGAGCAGATCCTCAATGTTGTGGCGGGTTGCAGCGATCGCAATGGGATGTCCCTGGCCGCGataaagaaagctttggctggcagcggagtggatgtggggaagcgcgTCTCCCAGATCAGGTTAACGATCAAGAGGAAGGTGGAGACAGGGTCTCTGATGCAGATAAAGGGACAGGGCGCCTCCGGCTCCTTCAAACTCGCTAAGAAGGAAAGCCcggggaaaatgggaaagaaggCGAAGAAACCAGCAGCCAACAAACCTTTAGTAAAGAAAACAGCGGCCAAGAAGGTGACAACAAAGAAAGCAGCAGCTAAGAAACCCGCAGCCAAGAAACTCGCAGCAAAGaaaactccagtgaagaaatcaacagtgaagaaaacaagcagcaagaaggcggcaactccaaaaaaggcggtGAAGAAAGCAGCCCTGAAGAAAAAGTCTCCTGTGAAGAAGGTGACGGGCGGAAAGTCTGTCAAAAAAGCGACTAAATCGAAGGCcaaacccaaagtgaaagcagcaaaagcgaagaaagcgtcaggaaagaagtga